A genomic region of Anopheles aquasalis chromosome Y, idAnoAquaMG_Q_19, whole genome shotgun sequence contains the following coding sequences:
- the LOC126579943 gene encoding tropomodulin isoform X2, with protein sequence MAETYEEYEETHHVTRKSVTTFKIEETSSSTTTKTITTPAKLYGKDVGAYDDIDVDELLAQLSPEEITMLAKEVDPDDSFLPPSQRTNYECDKAPTGPLDRKKLIDHINKQALETPDRPELEPFVPGVVRGKKWIPPPQAAKLQAADEQIAIDLGDEYEQALTDATQEEIIDLAAILGFHSMMNQDQYHASLLNKGQPVGLGWDGITKSAIPKMFPAEAPNTTDPEDTIQRIKSDDGKLVDVNLNNIKTISDEQFDKLFEALKTNTHLEVLSLTNVGLTDRTALQLAAALEQNHALRVLNVETNFISPPVIVVLVKSLLTQMTIEEFRASNQRSQVFGNKIEMEITELVEKNTTLLRLGLHLEFNDARHRVAAHLQRNIDRIRRPRYNMAKNVI encoded by the exons ACTTCGTCGTCGACAACGACCAAAACGATCACGACACCGGCGAAGCTGTACGGCAAGGATGTGGGCGCCTACGACGATATCGACGTGGACGAGCTGCTCGCCCAGCTGTCACCGGAGGAGATCACCATGCTGGCCAAGGAGGTTGACCCGGAt GACTCGTTCCTGCCACCGAGCCAGCGTACGAACTACGAGTGTGATAAGGCACCGACCGGGCCGCTCGATCGGAAGAAGCTGATCGATCACATCAACAAGCAGGCACTGGAGACGCCCGACCGTCCCGAGCTGGAACCGTTCGTACCGGGGGTGGTGCGGGGCAAGAAG TGGATACCACCACCGCAGGCCGCGAAGCTACAGGCGGCGGACGAGCAAATTGCGATCGATCTGGGCGACGAGTACGAACAGGCGCTGACCGATGCGACGCAGGAGGAGATCATCGATCTGGCCGCCATCCTCGGGTTTCACTCGATGATGAACCAGGACCAGTACCACGCGTCGCTGCTCAACAAGGGCCAACCGGTCGGGCTCGGCTGGGACGGCATTACCAAGTCGGCAATTCCGAAGATGTTCCCGGCCGAGGCACCGAACACGACCGATCCGGAGGACACGATCCAGCGCATCAAGAGCGACGACGGTAAGCTGGTCGACGTGAACCTGAACAACATCAAAACCATCTCGGACGAGCAGTTCGACAAGCTGTTCGAGGCGCTCAAGACGAACACACACCTGGAGGTGCTGTCGCTGACGAACGTCGGGCTGACCGACCGGACCGCCCTGCAGCTGGCGGCCGCCCTCGAGCAGAACCACGCGCTCCGGGTGCTGAACGTCGAGACCAACTTCATCAGCCCgcccgtcatcgtcgtgctgGTCAAGAGTCTCCTCACGCAGATGACGATCGAGGAGTTCCGGGCCTCCAACCAG CGGTCACAAGTGTTTGGCAACAAGATCGAGATGGAGATCACGGAGCTGGTGGAGAAGAACACCACCCTGCTGCGGCTGGGTTTGCATTTGGAGTTCAACGATGCACGGCATCGGGTAGCCGCGCACCTGCAGCGTAACATTGATAGAA
- the LOC126579943 gene encoding tropomodulin isoform X3 — translation MAETYEEYEETHHVTRKSVTTFKIEETSSSTTTKTITTPAKLYGKDVGAYDDIDVDELLAQLSPEEITMLAKEVDPDDSFLPPSQRTNYECDKAPTGPLDRKKLIDHINKQALETPDRPELEPFVPGVVRGKKWIPPPQAAKLQAADEQIAIDLGDEYEQALTDATQEEIIDLAAILGFHSMMNQDQYHASLLNKGQPVGLGWDGITKSAIPKMFPAEAPNTTDPEDTIQRIKSDDGKLVDVNLNNIKTISDEQFDKLFEALKTNTHLEVLSLTNVGLTDRTALQLAAALEQNHALRVLNVETNFISPPVIVVLVKSLLTQMTIEEFRASNQRSQVFGNKIEMEITELVEKNTTLLRLGLHLEFNDARHRVAAHLQRNIDRIRQARLNQRK, via the exons ACTTCGTCGTCGACAACGACCAAAACGATCACGACACCGGCGAAGCTGTACGGCAAGGATGTGGGCGCCTACGACGATATCGACGTGGACGAGCTGCTCGCCCAGCTGTCACCGGAGGAGATCACCATGCTGGCCAAGGAGGTTGACCCGGAt GACTCGTTCCTGCCACCGAGCCAGCGTACGAACTACGAGTGTGATAAGGCACCGACCGGGCCGCTCGATCGGAAGAAGCTGATCGATCACATCAACAAGCAGGCACTGGAGACGCCCGACCGTCCCGAGCTGGAACCGTTCGTACCGGGGGTGGTGCGGGGCAAGAAG TGGATACCACCACCGCAGGCCGCGAAGCTACAGGCGGCGGACGAGCAAATTGCGATCGATCTGGGCGACGAGTACGAACAGGCGCTGACCGATGCGACGCAGGAGGAGATCATCGATCTGGCCGCCATCCTCGGGTTTCACTCGATGATGAACCAGGACCAGTACCACGCGTCGCTGCTCAACAAGGGCCAACCGGTCGGGCTCGGCTGGGACGGCATTACCAAGTCGGCAATTCCGAAGATGTTCCCGGCCGAGGCACCGAACACGACCGATCCGGAGGACACGATCCAGCGCATCAAGAGCGACGACGGTAAGCTGGTCGACGTGAACCTGAACAACATCAAAACCATCTCGGACGAGCAGTTCGACAAGCTGTTCGAGGCGCTCAAGACGAACACACACCTGGAGGTGCTGTCGCTGACGAACGTCGGGCTGACCGACCGGACCGCCCTGCAGCTGGCGGCCGCCCTCGAGCAGAACCACGCGCTCCGGGTGCTGAACGTCGAGACCAACTTCATCAGCCCgcccgtcatcgtcgtgctgGTCAAGAGTCTCCTCACGCAGATGACGATCGAGGAGTTCCGGGCCTCCAACCAG CGGTCACAAGTGTTTGGCAACAAGATCGAGATGGAGATCACGGAGCTGGTGGAGAAGAACACCACCCTGCTGCGGCTGGGTTTGCATTTGGAGTTCAACGATGCACGGCATCGGGTAGCCGCGCACCTGCAGCGTAACATTGATAGAA